A window from Hirundo rustica isolate bHirRus1 chromosome 25, bHirRus1.pri.v3, whole genome shotgun sequence encodes these proteins:
- the DNALI1 gene encoding axonemal dynein light intermediate polypeptide 1: MAAPPESLLRYSQPVLVSRRGDKASAASQPLKGSPQRTPASIPSSQQPQELLNAILPPREWEEARKLWIQEVSTAPSTRRDVVLLQEQLDRQLQQRLARETGLCPVRRELYTQCFDELIRQTTVSCAERGLLLLRVRDELQLTLSAYQALYESSVAFGVRKALQAEQGKAHLEKRIVELEEEKKELEKQVSEEKAKCEAIERQETERREIEEKKHSEEVQFLKRTNQQLKAQLECLIAAKN; this comes from the exons ATGGCGGCGCCGCCGGAGTCGCTGCTGCGGTACAGCCAGCCCGTGCTGGTGTCCCGGCGAGGAGACAAGGCCTCCGCGGCG AGTCAGCCGCTGAAGGGGTCCCCCCAGCGAACACCCGCCAGCATCCCCTCCTCGCAGCAGCCGCAGGAGCTCCTGAACGCCATCCTGCCGCCGCg GGAGTGGGAGGAGGCGCGGAAGCTCTGGATCCAGGAGGTGTCCACAGCGCCCAGCACCCGCCGGGACGtcgtgctgctgcaggagcagctggaccggcagctgcagcagcggcTGGCACGGGAGACCGGGCTGTGCCCCGTGCGCAGGGAGCTCTACACGCAGTGCTTCG ACGAGCTGATCCGACAGACCACGGTGAGCTGCGCCGAGcgagggctgctgctgctgcgggtGCGGGACGAGCTGCAGCTGACCCTGTCCGCGTACCAGGCGCTGTACGAGAGCAGCGTGGCCTTCGGCGTGCGCAAGGCGCTGCAGGCCGAGCAGGGCAAGGCGCACCTGGAGAAAAGG ATTGTagagctggaagaggaaaagaaggagctggaaaaacAAGTGAGcgaagagaaagcaaaatgtgaGGCTATTGAAAGGCAGGAAACTGAAAGGAGAGAAatagaagagaagaaacacaGTGAAGAGGTTCAGTTCCTCAAACGGACAAACCAGCAGCTGAAG gCCCAACTTGAATGCCTCATTGCAGCAAAGAAttaa